The following are encoded together in the Kribbella sp. CA-293567 genome:
- a CDS encoding SGNH/GDSL hydrolase family protein, translated as MRLLFVGNSFTSRNNLPGLLATLAAARGVTVEHRLISAGGASLRQHLNAGKVLTELAGGNYDTVVLQEQSTLPAKNPARFHENVRDLHTAITESGAATALYLTWSRKNQPQEPLTTAYAAIAAELGVTLVPAGLIWQHFQTIHPTLPLHAPDNSHPALTGSYLAACVFLITLLHEDPTDLAVPIKGLDNDTADLLRRSAWEICESIAGTTS; from the coding sequence ATGCGGCTCCTGTTCGTCGGCAACAGCTTCACGTCGCGCAACAACCTGCCCGGCCTGCTCGCCACCCTGGCCGCCGCCCGCGGCGTGACCGTCGAGCATCGCCTGATCTCCGCCGGCGGCGCGTCTCTGCGACAGCACCTGAACGCCGGCAAAGTCCTCACCGAGCTTGCCGGCGGCAACTACGACACCGTCGTACTGCAGGAGCAGAGCACCCTCCCCGCCAAGAACCCGGCCCGCTTCCACGAGAACGTCCGTGACCTCCACACCGCGATCACGGAGTCCGGCGCCGCGACAGCGCTCTACCTGACCTGGTCCCGCAAGAACCAGCCCCAGGAACCGCTCACCACGGCGTACGCCGCCATCGCCGCCGAACTCGGCGTCACCCTCGTCCCGGCCGGCCTGATCTGGCAGCACTTCCAGACCATCCACCCCACGCTGCCCCTGCACGCCCCCGACAACTCCCACCCGGCGCTGACCGGCAGCTACCTGGCCGCCTGCGTCTTCCTGATCACCCTCCTGCACGAAGACCCCACCGACCTCGCCGTCCCGATCAAAGGTCTCGACAACGACACCGCAGACCTCCTCCGCCGCTCAGCGTGGGAGATCTGCGAGTCGATCGCCGGAACTACGTCGTGA
- a CDS encoding CBS domain-containing protein: MKINDVLRGKGSNQVVTISPEATVTELLALLAEHNVGALVVSTDGSAVTGIVSERDVVRLLHGTPDAGDVRVSAIMTEQVHTCGPDDLVDHLMRLMTDRRIRHVPVVVDGALTGIVSIGDVVKTRIGELEFEREQLSNYISG, translated from the coding sequence GTGAAGATCAACGACGTACTGCGCGGTAAAGGCAGCAACCAGGTCGTCACCATCTCCCCAGAAGCCACTGTCACCGAGCTCCTCGCGCTGCTGGCGGAGCACAACGTCGGCGCGCTGGTGGTCAGCACCGACGGCAGCGCGGTGACCGGCATCGTGTCCGAGCGCGACGTGGTCCGGCTGCTGCACGGTACGCCGGACGCCGGCGACGTCCGGGTCAGCGCGATCATGACCGAGCAGGTGCACACCTGCGGGCCGGACGACCTCGTCGACCACCTGATGCGGCTGATGACCGACCGCCGGATCCGGCACGTCCCGGTCGTCGTCGACGGCGCCCTGACCGGCATCGTCAGCATCGGTGACGTGGTCAAGACCCGGATCGGCGAGCTCGAGTTCGAGCGCGAGCAGCTCTCCAACTACATCTCCGGCTGA
- a CDS encoding carbohydrate ABC transporter permease, whose translation MLPLAPAIGLMLVFLAGPILYCVYAAFTNMALTGTGAADVQFIGLDNFRKAFGSSAFTNSIWLTLVFTLISAIIGQNTLGLGLALLMRRSSKYVRNFVGTAVIGAWVLPEVVAAYLLSAFFNEEGTLNVMLHKVGLPGQDWLYAAPIIAVSLANIWRGTAFSMLVYSAALSEVPKEIEESAEMDGAAGLRRLVYVTLPMISRAIMTNLMLITLQTLSVFGLIFAMTRGGPGTKSQTLPLYMYEQAFSFSQIGYGTAIALVMLAIGAVFSLIYLRGLNSEAA comes from the coding sequence ATGTTGCCGTTGGCACCGGCCATCGGGCTGATGCTGGTCTTCCTGGCCGGCCCGATCCTGTACTGCGTGTACGCCGCGTTCACCAACATGGCGCTCACCGGTACCGGCGCGGCGGACGTCCAGTTCATCGGGCTGGACAACTTCCGCAAGGCCTTCGGCAGCAGTGCTTTCACCAACTCCATCTGGCTCACCCTGGTCTTCACGCTGATCTCCGCGATCATCGGTCAGAACACCCTGGGACTCGGCCTGGCGTTGCTGATGCGCCGATCCAGCAAGTACGTCCGCAACTTCGTCGGTACCGCCGTGATCGGCGCGTGGGTGCTGCCGGAGGTGGTCGCGGCGTACCTGCTCAGTGCTTTCTTCAATGAAGAGGGCACGCTGAACGTGATGCTGCACAAGGTCGGACTGCCCGGCCAGGACTGGTTGTACGCCGCGCCGATCATCGCGGTGTCGCTGGCCAACATCTGGCGCGGTACGGCGTTCTCGATGCTGGTCTACTCCGCGGCGCTCAGTGAGGTGCCGAAGGAGATCGAGGAGTCGGCCGAGATGGACGGCGCGGCCGGTCTGCGCCGGCTGGTCTACGTCACGCTGCCGATGATCAGCCGCGCGATCATGACCAACCTGATGCTGATCACGCTGCAGACGCTGAGCGTGTTCGGCCTGATCTTCGCGATGACGCGGGGCGGTCCCGGCACCAAGAGCCAGACGCTGCCGCTGTACATGTACGAGCAGGCGTTCAGCTTCTCCCAGATCGGCTACGGCACCGCGATCGCGCTGGTGATGCTCGCGATCGGCGCGGTCTTCTCGCTGATCTACCTACGTGGACTGAACTCGGAGGCCGCATGA
- a CDS encoding M16 family metallopeptidase yields MPLNYPLAEQTLDNGLRVIVSSDRNVPIVSVNLWYDVGSRHEPPGLTGFAHLFEHLMFQGSRNVESGQHFSLLEAVGASLNASTFFDRTNYFESLPSGGLELALWLEADRMGYLLDAVNLENLDNQRDVVKEEKRQSYDNRPYGDSYERLVRLVFPEGHPYAHMTIGSMADLDAAAVEDVHAFFRKYYGPNNAVLTIVGDVAEEDAFDAAKRYFGHLPAIPTPPPAPDGTLGPLEGVFRDDVVADVPSDLITMMFRLPVDGTPELDAAALALDVLAGGQSGRLNRRLVRDEQIAQSVSGGALPLIGGVSFGTLTGIASDGVDLQQVEDALAEEVEKLAAEGVTADELATVQAQAERDWLEQLATCGGRADEISHHALLFGDPNRINTRIDEIRAVTAEEVQAVAVKWIRAEARVQVTYRRRTEEPADEAGAGADAGTDASTTAGAGADASNAAGEQE; encoded by the coding sequence ATGCCGCTGAACTATCCGCTTGCTGAGCAGACGTTGGACAACGGTCTGCGGGTCATCGTCAGTTCCGACCGGAACGTGCCGATCGTGTCGGTGAACCTCTGGTACGACGTGGGGTCGCGGCACGAGCCGCCGGGCCTGACCGGGTTCGCGCACCTGTTCGAGCACCTGATGTTCCAGGGGTCGCGCAACGTCGAGTCCGGCCAGCACTTCTCGCTGCTGGAGGCGGTCGGCGCGAGCCTGAACGCGAGCACCTTCTTCGACCGGACCAACTACTTCGAGTCGCTGCCCAGCGGTGGCCTGGAGCTGGCGCTGTGGCTCGAGGCGGACCGGATGGGCTACCTGCTCGACGCGGTCAACCTGGAGAACCTCGACAACCAGCGCGACGTGGTCAAGGAGGAGAAGCGGCAGAGCTACGACAACCGGCCGTACGGCGACTCCTACGAGCGGCTGGTCCGGCTGGTGTTCCCCGAGGGCCACCCGTACGCGCACATGACGATCGGCTCGATGGCCGACCTGGACGCGGCCGCGGTCGAGGACGTGCACGCCTTCTTCCGCAAGTACTACGGCCCGAACAACGCCGTCCTGACGATCGTCGGTGACGTCGCCGAGGAGGACGCCTTCGACGCCGCCAAGCGGTACTTCGGGCACCTGCCGGCGATCCCGACGCCGCCGCCGGCGCCGGACGGCACGCTCGGCCCGCTGGAGGGAGTGTTCCGCGACGACGTCGTCGCCGACGTCCCGTCGGACCTGATCACGATGATGTTCCGGCTGCCCGTCGACGGTACGCCGGAGCTGGACGCCGCGGCGCTCGCGCTCGACGTCCTGGCCGGTGGGCAGAGCGGCCGGCTCAACCGCCGGCTGGTCCGCGACGAGCAGATCGCGCAGTCGGTCTCGGGCGGCGCGCTGCCGCTGATCGGCGGGGTCTCGTTCGGCACGCTGACCGGGATCGCCTCGGACGGGGTCGACCTGCAGCAGGTCGAGGACGCGCTCGCCGAAGAGGTCGAGAAGCTCGCCGCCGAGGGCGTCACGGCCGACGAGCTGGCGACCGTGCAGGCACAGGCCGAGCGGGACTGGCTCGAGCAACTGGCCACCTGCGGTGGCCGCGCGGACGAGATCTCGCACCACGCGCTGCTGTTCGGCGACCCGAACAGGATCAACACCAGGATCGACGAGATCCGCGCGGTGACGGCCGAGGAAGTGCAGGCAGTGGCCGTGAAGTGGATCCGGGCCGAGGCCCGGGTGCAGGTCACGTACCGGCGGCGGACAGAGGAGCCGGCCGACGAGGCCGGAGCGGGAGCAGACGCAGGAACCGACGCGAGCACCACCGCAGGGGCCGGCGCTGACGCGAGCAACGCAGCAGGGGAGCAGGAATGA
- a CDS encoding DUF4190 domain-containing protein translates to MSFDGRPQDRPQGPAPTQYELQPGYVYPQPAYGVRRDNSNATLAMVLGLLGLGTMFIVLSPIAWWKGNQALAEIDAMPGVYSNRGMAVAGQITGIIGTVLLGLGVLFVAGLLLFAIVATSN, encoded by the coding sequence ATGTCGTTCGACGGGCGACCCCAGGACCGGCCGCAGGGGCCGGCGCCGACGCAGTACGAGCTGCAGCCCGGCTACGTGTACCCGCAACCGGCGTACGGCGTGCGGCGGGACAACAGCAACGCCACTCTCGCGATGGTGCTCGGCTTGCTCGGCCTCGGCACCATGTTCATCGTGCTGTCGCCGATCGCTTGGTGGAAGGGCAACCAGGCGCTCGCCGAGATCGACGCGATGCCCGGCGTCTACAGCAATCGGGGGATGGCCGTGGCCGGTCAGATCACCGGCATCATCGGGACCGTCCTGCTCGGGCTGGGAGTGCTCTTCGTAGCCGGTCTGCTGCTCTTCGCGATCGTTGCCACCAGTAACTGA
- a CDS encoding DUF4190 domain-containing protein — MEPTPPPQNAEQPPQGGGYPPAQGGYPPPGPGGYPPGQNYPQYPGSTQLPYQPPGTGGTSTPAVVGFVLSLFGGGAISVILCIVALNRIPQRNQRGKGFAIAGLVISGLWVAAIIAIVAVSINDGEPGRDSSGQVTTTQTTRPDKLRVGDCVTSLSEGEVKDLQVQPCEQPNGGKVFAVFELPAGPWPGLASVQADAEKGCTDRFKALNQPAAKPSAVFFLHPVENGWALGDRGTTCLLVPK; from the coding sequence ATGGAGCCGACACCACCCCCGCAGAACGCCGAGCAGCCTCCCCAGGGTGGTGGCTACCCGCCTGCCCAAGGCGGTTACCCACCCCCTGGTCCAGGTGGCTACCCACCCGGGCAGAACTACCCGCAGTACCCCGGGAGCACCCAGCTGCCCTATCAGCCGCCGGGCACCGGCGGGACGAGCACACCTGCCGTCGTCGGTTTCGTCCTCAGTCTGTTCGGCGGCGGGGCGATCAGCGTCATCCTGTGTATCGTCGCGCTCAACCGGATCCCCCAGCGCAACCAGCGGGGCAAGGGTTTCGCCATCGCGGGTCTGGTGATCAGCGGGCTCTGGGTCGCGGCGATCATCGCGATCGTGGCCGTCTCGATCAACGACGGCGAACCCGGCCGGGACTCGTCCGGGCAGGTCACCACCACCCAGACCACCCGGCCGGACAAGCTCCGGGTCGGCGACTGCGTCACCTCGCTGAGCGAAGGCGAGGTCAAGGACCTTCAGGTCCAGCCGTGTGAGCAGCCGAACGGCGGCAAGGTCTTCGCCGTCTTCGAGTTGCCGGCCGGCCCCTGGCCCGGGCTCGCCTCGGTCCAGGCCGACGCCGAGAAGGGCTGCACGGACCGGTTCAAGGCGCTGAATCAACCGGCGGCCAAGCCCTCCGCAGTCTTCTTCCTGCACCCGGTCGAGAACGGCTGGGCCCTCGGCGACCGTGGTACCACCTGCTTGCTGGTCCCGAAGTAG
- a CDS encoding M16 family metallopeptidase, whose product MSSQALTTPPAVAPPRPWRFPVATTTTTRTGTPVHVFDRPGQYVATVRVTVAMPLAVEPRELEGVATIMSRTLDEGTQLKSANEFAAALERHGAAYGVDVSSDALHVEISVPTSQLAPAVKLLAEAVTRPAFNPADVGRHVTIRLGEINQERANAGYRAREAFAANLFDPSSRRSRPTAGTPDTIRPLTNVQVAEFYHANIGPARAQILFAGDATGVDVAGVIDEAFGDWTSDAGAAVETPEPLYVAGDKLVLVDRPGSVQSQLLIGCSGPDRREDIWGAAAVANHVVGGTITSRVDTVLREEKGYTYGTRTSFTAPRKGGTFSLGGAVRTEVTGAAIADALKILRDARDGLTAREVQEAQDSLIRTAPLRYEQADSIAQQVGSNIAVGVPLDFADTYLAQIAATTAESATEAYRRYVGTNGLLAVVVGEAKDVRSQLAELGIGDVTELS is encoded by the coding sequence ATGAGCAGCCAGGCCTTGACCACACCGCCCGCCGTCGCGCCGCCGCGGCCGTGGCGGTTCCCGGTCGCGACCACGACGACCACCCGAACCGGTACGCCGGTGCACGTGTTCGACCGTCCCGGCCAGTACGTCGCCACCGTGCGCGTCACCGTCGCGATGCCGCTGGCCGTCGAGCCGCGTGAGCTGGAAGGCGTCGCGACGATCATGTCGCGCACCCTCGACGAGGGCACCCAGCTCAAGTCGGCCAACGAGTTCGCCGCGGCGCTCGAGCGGCACGGCGCGGCGTACGGGGTGGATGTCAGCTCCGACGCGCTGCACGTGGAGATCTCGGTCCCGACCTCGCAGCTGGCACCGGCGGTCAAGCTGCTCGCCGAGGCGGTCACCCGGCCTGCCTTCAACCCGGCGGACGTCGGCCGGCACGTGACGATCCGCCTCGGCGAGATCAACCAGGAGCGTGCCAACGCGGGTTACCGCGCTCGCGAGGCCTTCGCGGCGAACCTGTTCGACCCGTCGTCGCGCCGGTCCCGCCCGACTGCCGGTACGCCGGACACGATCCGGCCGCTGACCAACGTCCAGGTGGCCGAGTTCTACCACGCCAACATCGGCCCGGCGCGAGCCCAGATCCTGTTCGCGGGCGACGCCACCGGTGTCGACGTGGCCGGGGTGATCGACGAGGCGTTCGGTGACTGGACCTCGGACGCCGGCGCCGCGGTCGAGACCCCCGAGCCGCTCTACGTCGCCGGGGACAAGCTGGTGCTGGTCGACCGGCCCGGTTCGGTCCAGAGCCAGTTGCTGATCGGCTGCTCCGGGCCGGACCGCCGCGAGGACATCTGGGGTGCGGCCGCGGTCGCCAACCACGTCGTCGGTGGCACCATCACCTCCCGCGTCGACACCGTGCTGCGTGAGGAGAAGGGCTACACCTACGGCACCCGCACCAGCTTCACCGCGCCGCGCAAGGGCGGCACCTTCAGCCTGGGCGGCGCGGTCCGCACCGAGGTGACCGGCGCCGCGATCGCCGACGCGCTGAAGATCCTCCGGGACGCTCGCGACGGGCTGACCGCGCGGGAGGTGCAGGAGGCGCAAGACAGCCTGATCCGGACGGCGCCGCTGCGCTACGAGCAGGCCGACTCCATCGCTCAGCAGGTCGGCAGCAACATCGCCGTCGGCGTACCGCTGGATTTCGCCGACACCTATCTGGCCCAGATCGCCGCGACCACCGCCGAGTCGGCGACCGAGGCCTACCGCCGGTACGTCGGAACCAACGGGCTGCTGGCCGTCGTCGTAGGGGAAGCGAAGGACGTTCGCTCCCAGCTCGCCGAGCTCGGGATCGGCGACGTCACCGAACTGAGCTGA
- a CDS encoding extracellular solute-binding protein — protein MAMKNGLKTAGVLAVGALLLGVSACSQGSTTKTPEAGGGQSAGPANIKIAYQQWGPGTVMKTFLTGAKAEYEAANPGSKVEILPIVASENDYYTKLQLMMRSPNTAPDIVYEDTFLINSDITAGYLKPLDDYLKDWGDWNQFEDTAKGAAKGQDGKTYGIPDGTDTRAFWYNKELFKQAGLPTEWQPKTWDDVLTTARTLKAKLPGVIPLNVYSGKPMGEASAMQGFEMLLYGTKDPLYNFDQQKWVVGSQGFKDSLNFIKTIYTEGLAPTPKQALDPNMGSKVGTELLPNNKLAIALDGSWVYSNWLKTGAKPWPQWSEVLGQAAMPTQDGSGKGKVSLSGGWTWAIPAKSKSPDAAWKFIQALQTQKNATKYATDGAQIAVRKDVASDAGYKSSSSSTQFFTDLVSVTVYRPALPEYPKVSNEIITAMEAVMTGQSSPEEAAKNYDEAVEGIVGKDKTTAGQ, from the coding sequence ATGGCCATGAAAAACGGTTTGAAGACCGCGGGTGTACTCGCCGTGGGAGCGCTGCTGCTGGGGGTGTCGGCCTGTAGCCAGGGGTCGACCACCAAGACGCCGGAGGCCGGCGGCGGCCAGAGCGCCGGCCCGGCGAACATCAAGATCGCCTACCAGCAATGGGGGCCCGGCACGGTGATGAAGACCTTCCTCACCGGCGCGAAGGCCGAGTACGAGGCCGCCAACCCGGGCTCGAAGGTCGAGATCCTGCCGATCGTGGCGAGCGAGAACGACTACTACACCAAGCTCCAGTTGATGATGCGCTCGCCGAACACGGCGCCGGACATCGTCTACGAGGACACCTTCCTGATCAACTCCGACATCACCGCGGGATACCTGAAGCCGCTGGACGACTACCTCAAGGACTGGGGCGACTGGAACCAGTTCGAGGACACGGCCAAGGGCGCGGCGAAGGGGCAGGACGGCAAGACGTACGGGATTCCGGACGGCACCGACACCCGAGCCTTCTGGTACAACAAGGAACTCTTCAAGCAGGCCGGTCTGCCGACCGAATGGCAGCCCAAGACCTGGGACGACGTGCTGACCACCGCGCGGACGCTCAAGGCGAAGCTGCCCGGCGTGATCCCGCTGAACGTGTACTCCGGCAAGCCGATGGGCGAGGCCTCGGCCATGCAGGGCTTCGAGATGCTGCTCTACGGCACCAAGGACCCGCTGTACAACTTCGACCAGCAGAAGTGGGTCGTCGGCAGCCAGGGCTTCAAGGACTCGCTGAACTTCATCAAGACCATCTACACCGAAGGCCTGGCCCCGACGCCGAAGCAGGCGCTCGACCCGAACATGGGCAGCAAGGTCGGCACCGAACTGCTGCCGAACAACAAGCTGGCGATCGCGCTGGACGGTTCGTGGGTCTACAGCAACTGGCTGAAGACCGGCGCGAAGCCGTGGCCGCAGTGGTCCGAGGTACTCGGCCAGGCCGCGATGCCGACCCAGGACGGTAGCGGCAAGGGCAAGGTCAGCCTCTCCGGTGGCTGGACCTGGGCGATCCCGGCCAAGTCGAAGTCGCCGGACGCGGCCTGGAAGTTCATCCAGGCGCTGCAGACGCAGAAGAACGCGACCAAGTACGCCACCGACGGCGCGCAGATCGCGGTCCGCAAGGACGTCGCCTCCGACGCCGGCTACAAGTCGTCGTCGAGCAGCACCCAGTTCTTCACCGACCTGGTGTCGGTGACGGTCTACCGGCCCGCGCTGCCGGAGTACCCGAAGGTCTCGAACGAGATCATCACCGCGATGGAAGCCGTGATGACCGGTCAGTCGTCGCCCGAGGAGGCCGCCAAGAACTACGACGAAGCGGTCGAGGGCATCGTCGGCAAGGACAAGACGACCGCCGGTCAGTAA
- a CDS encoding S8 family serine peptidase: protein MRDVRRSLCAATGAIALLAGALAVPAIAGAETTAVAGGTTEYLVLVKDGADQAQALAAVQAAGGSVVKENANLGTITVRAADSGFVTRLSKSPAIDGAARARPIGKLPQARPSVVEQEHLSAGAKGKGVAGKKAAKNKTADPLDAQLWGLKMIRADLAHAKHPGKKAVKVGVLDSGIDARNPDIAPNFDWNLSRNFAADLPEIDGPCEFRGCVDPVGWDDSGHGTHVAGTIGAALNGLGVSGVAPNVTLVEIRGGQDSGYVFLGPVLEALTYAGDVGLDVVNMSFYIDPWLYNCTNNPADSPEAQAEQRATIKAVKRALNYAHGKGVTLVGSLGNNHEDLGKPRDDISSPDFGDVPPYTRPIDNATCVDLPVEGPNVIGVSALGPSAKKADYSNYGVEQTDVAAPGGWFRDYFGTADHRVNENLILSTYPVNTLQADGLVDAAGAITPDGVAGGVQKQCAPGVTDYTKCGYYNWLQGTSMASPHATGVAALIVSEYGKKGPRNSFGMAPTKVRSILLDSAQERACPTPPLQTYVNEGRTPEFDALCEGSRKFNGFYGHGIIDAYAAVTRY from the coding sequence GTGAGAGACGTCCGTAGATCGTTGTGTGCGGCCACTGGCGCGATCGCGCTGCTGGCCGGCGCGCTGGCGGTTCCGGCCATCGCCGGTGCCGAGACGACGGCGGTTGCCGGTGGCACCACCGAGTACCTGGTGCTGGTGAAGGACGGGGCCGACCAAGCCCAGGCGCTGGCCGCCGTCCAGGCAGCCGGTGGATCGGTGGTCAAGGAGAACGCGAACCTCGGCACCATCACGGTGCGGGCCGCCGACTCCGGGTTCGTCACCCGGCTGTCCAAGTCGCCGGCCATCGACGGCGCGGCCCGCGCCCGGCCGATCGGTAAGTTGCCGCAGGCAAGGCCGAGCGTGGTCGAGCAGGAGCACCTGAGTGCCGGTGCCAAGGGCAAGGGAGTGGCCGGCAAGAAGGCCGCCAAGAACAAGACCGCCGACCCGCTCGACGCGCAACTGTGGGGCCTGAAGATGATCCGGGCGGATCTGGCGCACGCCAAGCACCCGGGCAAGAAGGCGGTCAAGGTCGGCGTCCTGGACTCCGGGATCGACGCCCGCAACCCCGACATCGCGCCGAACTTCGACTGGAACCTGTCCCGCAACTTCGCCGCGGACCTGCCCGAGATCGACGGGCCGTGCGAGTTCCGCGGCTGTGTCGACCCGGTCGGCTGGGACGACTCGGGTCACGGTACGCACGTGGCCGGCACGATCGGCGCCGCGCTGAACGGGCTCGGCGTCTCCGGGGTCGCGCCGAACGTGACGCTGGTCGAGATCCGCGGCGGTCAGGACAGCGGCTACGTCTTCCTCGGCCCGGTGCTGGAGGCGCTCACCTACGCCGGTGACGTCGGCCTGGACGTGGTCAACATGTCCTTCTACATCGACCCGTGGCTCTACAACTGCACCAACAACCCGGCCGACAGCCCGGAGGCACAGGCCGAGCAGCGCGCCACCATCAAGGCCGTCAAGCGCGCGCTGAACTACGCGCACGGCAAGGGCGTCACGCTGGTCGGTTCGCTCGGCAACAACCACGAGGACCTCGGCAAGCCGCGCGACGACATCTCCAGCCCGGACTTCGGCGACGTCCCGCCGTACACCCGGCCGATCGACAACGCGACCTGCGTCGACCTGCCGGTCGAGGGCCCGAACGTGATCGGCGTGTCCGCGCTCGGCCCGTCGGCCAAGAAGGCGGACTACTCCAACTACGGCGTCGAGCAGACCGACGTGGCGGCGCCGGGTGGCTGGTTCCGTGACTACTTCGGTACGGCGGACCACCGGGTGAACGAGAATCTCATCCTGTCGACGTACCCGGTGAACACGCTGCAGGCCGACGGTCTGGTCGACGCGGCGGGTGCGATCACCCCGGACGGCGTGGCGGGCGGCGTACAGAAGCAGTGTGCGCCCGGTGTCACCGACTACACGAAGTGCGGTTACTACAACTGGCTGCAGGGCACCTCGATGGCGTCCCCGCACGCGACCGGTGTGGCCGCTCTGATCGTCAGCGAGTACGGCAAGAAGGGCCCGCGCAACTCGTTCGGCATGGCGCCGACCAAGGTGCGGAGCATCCTGCTGGACAGCGCGCAGGAGCGTGCCTGCCCGACGCCCCCGCTGCAGACCTACGTGAACGAAGGCCGGACGCCGGAGTTCGACGCGCTCTGTGAGGGCTCGCGGAAGTTCAACGGGTTCTACGGTCACGGCATCATCGATGCCTACGCCGCGGTCACCCGGTACTGA
- a CDS encoding carbohydrate ABC transporter permease, with translation MIARDRVSKLTANLVLLALGILFVLPLLWVLFASVNRTAGLRVELPTSPTFANFKAVLNTDTTYRPVLNGIVLCGGSALLTMVCAVLAAYPLSRFKTKFNRPFLLTVLFCTGLPITAVMVPVYGLFVQLNLVDTLGGTIMFMATSSLPFAIWLTKTFMDGVPISLEEAAWVDGASNMQALRRIVLPLMWPGIAVVLIFTFIGMWGNFFVPFMLLLSPERLPASVSIFTFFGQYGEPNYGQLAAYSLIYTMPVLLLYLLLSRKLGGAFALGGAIKG, from the coding sequence ATGATCGCCCGCGACCGCGTCAGCAAGCTGACCGCGAACCTCGTCCTGCTGGCCCTCGGCATCCTGTTCGTGCTGCCGTTGCTCTGGGTGCTGTTCGCCTCGGTGAACCGGACGGCGGGGTTGCGGGTCGAGCTGCCGACCAGCCCGACGTTCGCCAACTTCAAGGCGGTGCTGAACACCGACACGACGTACCGGCCGGTGCTGAACGGGATCGTGCTGTGCGGCGGGTCGGCGCTGCTGACGATGGTCTGCGCGGTGCTCGCGGCTTATCCCTTGTCACGATTCAAGACGAAGTTCAACCGGCCGTTCCTGCTCACCGTGCTGTTCTGCACCGGGCTGCCGATCACCGCGGTGATGGTGCCGGTCTACGGGTTGTTCGTGCAGCTCAACCTGGTCGACACCCTGGGCGGCACGATCATGTTCATGGCGACCTCGTCGCTGCCGTTCGCGATCTGGCTGACCAAGACCTTCATGGACGGCGTCCCGATCTCGCTGGAGGAAGCGGCCTGGGTCGACGGCGCCAGCAACATGCAGGCGCTGCGCCGGATCGTCCTGCCGTTGATGTGGCCGGGCATCGCGGTGGTGCTGATCTTCACCTTCATCGGCATGTGGGGAAACTTCTTCGTCCCCTTCATGCTGCTGCTGTCACCTGAGCGGCTGCCCGCGTCGGTCAGCATCTTCACCTTCTTCGGCCAGTACGGCGAACCGAACTACGGCCAGCTGGCGGCGTACTCGCTGATCTACACGATGCCGGTGCTGCTGCTCTACCTGCTGCTGAGCCGCAAGCTCGGCGGCGCCTTCGCCCTGGGCGGCGCGATCAAGGGTTAG